The Nocardioides ochotonae genome segment AGGTGTCCGTCGAGGTCGCGATGGCCTGCAGCAGCCGCCCGCACGACTTCTCGGTGATGCTCAAGAGGGCCGGCGGCGACGTCGCGGTCCGAGACGCGCGGGTGTCGTGATGACGGCCGCGCGCGCCTCCCGCAAGGCCGGCCCGGTGCGCCGGACCAGCCTGGCCCCCGCCGAGCCGTCCCCCCACCTCAGCGAGCTCGACCTGGTGGCCCTGCGGTCCTACCGGCTGCGGCTCGAGGCGGAGGAGGAGCGGGTCTCCTACTGGCGCCGCCTCGTGCACGCGCGCACCGACGTGCTCCAGGCCCAGTCGACGGCGGGCTTCACGCTCAGCGTCGCCGCGCTCGCCCGGGCTCTCGGGGACACCGCCACCGGGCGCACCCGACGGGTGTTGCTCAGCGTGAAGCCGGCGGACCCGCTGCCCGAGCTGCCGGAGCTGGCCGAGATGTGGGTGACCCGCGTCGACACCGACGACCCCGAGGCGGTCACCGACGCGCTCCAGCGCCTCGCCGAGGCCGAGCACCAGCTCACGGCGTACCGACGGGCGCTGCACGAGCGCATCGACGAGGCGACCGGCGAGCTGATCCTGCGCTACCGCGAGGACCCGCGGGCAGCGCTCACCCTGATCCCCCAGGAGAGTCCATGAACGCCCCCGCTCCCACGGTCGGCGAGATCTCGCGGATCCTGCTCGACCACGGCCTGATCGACGAGGACCAGCTGCGGGTCGCCACCGACGTGGCCCGGGAGGGGTCGCGCTCGGTGGTCGAGGTGCTCCTCGAGCAGGGCACCGTGGACCGCGTCGCCGTGCTGCGCACGACGGCGGCCGCGGCCGGGCTGGCCTACGTCGACCTCACCGACTTCCAGGTCGACGCCTCGGCGGCCTCGCTGCTGCCCGCGGACTACGCCCACCGGGCGGCGGTGCTGCCGCTGAGCCGTGACGGCGGCGAGCTGCTGGTGGCGGTGTCGGTGCGCCAGGCCGGCAACATCGAGCTCAAGGACGACCTGACCCGGATCACCCGCCAGCGGATCCGGTTCGCGATCGCCAACCGGGCCGACATCATCACCAAGATCGGCCAGATCTACCGCGCCGAAGGCGAGCTGCAGGACCTGACCTCCGACCTCACGGTCGATGAGGACAGCGGCGGCGACGCGCTCGCGGACCTGACCGAGGTCTCCGACGAGGCGCCGGTGGTGCGCTTCGTCAACCTGCTCATCGAGCAGGCCATCACCGACCGCGCCTCCGACATCCACATCGAGCCCGGCGAGCACGAGCTGCGCGTCCGCTACCGCATCGACGGCGTGCTCGTCGACGCGCACCGCTCCCCCAAGAACATCCAGAACGGCGTGATCTCCCGGCTCAAGATCATGGCGGAGATGAACATCGCCGAGCGGCGGGTGCCGCAGGACGGCCGGATGTCGATCACCCACCGCGGCCGCCGCATCGACCTGCGTGTCGCCGCGCTGCCGACGGTGTGGGGCGAGAAGGTCGTGGCCCGAATCCTCGACAACTCCAACACCCGGCTCGGGCTCGAGGACCTGGGCTTCAGCGCCGACAACTTCGCGCGCTTCCGCAGCTCCTTCACCAAGCCCTACGGGATGATCCTGGCCACCGGCCCCACCGGCTCGGGCAAGTCGACGACCCTCTACGCCACCCTGAACCAGCTGAACCGGCCCGAGGTCAACGTGATCACCGTCGAGGACCCGGTGGAGTACCGGCTCCCCGGCATCAACCAGGTGCAGGTCAACCAGAAGGCCGGCCTCACCTTCGCCGCGGCGCTGCGCAGCATCCTGCGCTCCGACCCCGACATCGTGCTGATCGGTGAGATCCGCGACCACGAGACCGCCCAGATCGCGGTGGAGTCCGCGCTCACCGGCCACCTCGTGCTGTCCACGCTGCACACCAACGACGCGCCCTCCGCGGTCACCCGGCTGGTCGAGATGGGCATAGAGCCGTTCCTCGTCGGCTCGGCGATGGACGCGGTGCTGGCCCAGCGGCTGTGCCGCACGCTGTGCGGCCACTGCGCGGAGGAGTACGTGCCCGAGCGGGCCGAGCTCGAGCGGATCGGCTTCCCGCTCCCCGCGGACGGGTCCCTGCCGGTGCTGCACCGCCCGGTCGGATGCTCGCGCTGCGCGCGCACCGGTTACCGCGGCCGGATGGCGCTGCACGAGGTGATGACGGTGGGCGAGGAGATCGCCCGGCTGGCGGTCACCCGCGCCTCCACCGACGAGATCGCGCGGGCGGCGTACGCCGACGGCATGGTGGGCCTCAAGCAGGACGGGTGGGCCAAGGTCGCCGCGGGCAAGACCTCGATCGAGGAGGTCCTGCGGGTCGTGGCCTAGCCCGATCCGCTCCCGCCCGGTCTCAAGTGGGGTGGTCGGGGTGCCGAAGAGGAGGGTGGCAGATCACCCCTCGTCTCGCCCGGAGGAACCGTGTCCGACCTGATCCGGAGCCGTTTCGGCCTCCCGACGACCACGCCGCGCACCGACGCGCCGCGGACCGACGAGGCGCGCCCCGACGTGCCCCGCCTGGACGCGCCGCCGGCGCCGAGGCCCGCGCCGACCCACGCCGCGGTCCCGCCCGCGCCGACCCACGCCGCGGTCCCGCCCGCGCCGCTCGACCTGCCGATGGCACCGCCGCCGCTTCCCCTCGACGTACCGATCGCGGCGCCGCTGGGTGTCGCCACCCTGGCTCCCCCGCCGGCCGTGCCGGCACCGACCATCACGATGCCGACCCTCCTGGAGCCGGCGGCCTCGCGTCCGGCGGCTGCCGCGCCCGCACCGCGCGCGCCCGAGCCGGAGCCTCCGGCGGAGTCCGCGCCGCTGGCCCTCGACGACCTCCTCCTCGGGCTGGTCGACTCGGGTGGCTCCGACCTGCACCTGACCCGCGGCGCGCCGCCGATGATCCGCCTGCGCGGTGACATGCGGCCGCTGGAGGGCTACGAGCCGCTGGAGGCCAAGCAGCTTCAGGACCTGATGTACGGCGTGATGACCGAGCGCCAGCGCAAGGAGTTCGAGGAGGAGCTCGAGCTCGACTTCGCCTACGCCGTCCCCGGGCAGGCGCGCTTCCGTGTCAACGTGTTCCAGCAGCGCGAGGCCGTGGGCGCCGTGATGCGCCTGATCCCGTGGGAGATCAAGCCGCTCGAGGACCTCGGCATGCCGCCGGTCATCAACAGCTTCACCGAGCTCAAGCGCGGCCTGGTGCTGGTCACCGGCGCGACCGGCTCCGGCAAGTCGACCACGCTGGCGGCGATGATCGACCG includes the following:
- a CDS encoding type IV pilus twitching motility protein PilT, with the protein product MSDLIRSRFGLPTTTPRTDAPRTDEARPDVPRLDAPPAPRPAPTHAAVPPAPTHAAVPPAPLDLPMAPPPLPLDVPIAAPLGVATLAPPPAVPAPTITMPTLLEPAASRPAAAAPAPRAPEPEPPAESAPLALDDLLLGLVDSGGSDLHLTRGAPPMIRLRGDMRPLEGYEPLEAKQLQDLMYGVMTERQRKEFEEELELDFAYAVPGQARFRVNVFQQREAVGAVMRLIPWEIKPLEDLGMPPVINSFTELKRGLVLVTGATGSGKSTTLAAMIDRINRTRSGHIVTIEDPIEFLHEHRRCLVNQREVGEDTHGFQAALKHVLRQDPDVILVGELRDLETISVALTAAETGHLVFATLHTQSAQDTISRVVDVFPAGQQQQIRTQLAATLQAVVCQNLVKTSDGKGRAAAVEVMVCNPGIRAMIRDDKLNQIQGSLQAGAKDGMQTLNSHLAALVKAGRITFEAGLEACSDRHDFETLARSASVRPTPAWS
- a CDS encoding GspE/PulE family protein, which encodes MNAPAPTVGEISRILLDHGLIDEDQLRVATDVAREGSRSVVEVLLEQGTVDRVAVLRTTAAAAGLAYVDLTDFQVDASAASLLPADYAHRAAVLPLSRDGGELLVAVSVRQAGNIELKDDLTRITRQRIRFAIANRADIITKIGQIYRAEGELQDLTSDLTVDEDSGGDALADLTEVSDEAPVVRFVNLLIEQAITDRASDIHIEPGEHELRVRYRIDGVLVDAHRSPKNIQNGVISRLKIMAEMNIAERRVPQDGRMSITHRGRRIDLRVAALPTVWGEKVVARILDNSNTRLGLEDLGFSADNFARFRSSFTKPYGMILATGPTGSGKSTTLYATLNQLNRPEVNVITVEDPVEYRLPGINQVQVNQKAGLTFAAALRSILRSDPDIVLIGEIRDHETAQIAVESALTGHLVLSTLHTNDAPSAVTRLVEMGIEPFLVGSAMDAVLAQRLCRTLCGHCAEEYVPERAELERIGFPLPADGSLPVLHRPVGCSRCARTGYRGRMALHEVMTVGEEIARLAVTRASTDEIARAAYADGMVGLKQDGWAKVAAGKTSIEEVLRVVA
- a CDS encoding RsiG family protein, with amino-acid sequence MTAARASRKAGPVRRTSLAPAEPSPHLSELDLVALRSYRLRLEAEEERVSYWRRLVHARTDVLQAQSTAGFTLSVAALARALGDTATGRTRRVLLSVKPADPLPELPELAEMWVTRVDTDDPEAVTDALQRLAEAEHQLTAYRRALHERIDEATGELILRYREDPRAALTLIPQESP